In Microtus pennsylvanicus isolate mMicPen1 chromosome 12, mMicPen1.hap1, whole genome shotgun sequence, the following proteins share a genomic window:
- the Plek gene encoding pleckstrin isoform X2 gives MEPKRIREGYLVKKGSVFSSWKPMWVVLLEDGIEFYKKKSDNSPKGMIPLKGSTLTSPCQDFGKRMFVFKITTTKQQDHFFQAAYLEERDAWIRDIKKAIKCIEGGQKFARKSTRRSIRLPETIDLGALYLSMKDTDKGIKEQNLEKDKKVFNHCFTGSEVIDWLVSNKLVRNRQEGLMISASLLSEGYLQPAGDLSKDAADGIAENPFLDNPDAFYYFPDSGFFCEENSSDEDVILREEFRGVIIKQGCLLKQGHRRKNWKVRKFILREDPAYLHYYDPAGGEDPLGAIHLRGCVVTSVESNPDGKKSDDENLFEIITADEIHYYLQAATPKERTEWIKAIQAVSRTGK, from the exons GGAAGTGTCTTTAGCTCCTGGAAGCCCATGTGGGTTGTGCTCTTAGAAGATGGAATTGAGTTTTATAAGAAGAAAAGCGATAACAGCCCCAAGGGAATGATCCCTCTGAAAGGAAGCACTCTCACTAGCCCCTGTCAGGACTTCGGCAAAAGGATG tttgtGTTTAAGATCACAACAACCAAGCAGCAGGACCACTTCTTCCAGGCAGCCTACCTGGAGGAGAGAGATGCTTGGATTCGGGATATAAAGAAAGCCATCAAATGCATTGAAGGGGGCCAGAAGTTCGCGAGAAAATCCACAAGGAGGTCCATTCGTCTGCCAGAAACCATTGACTTGGG GGCTTTGTATCTGTCTATGAAAGACACAGACAAAGGAATAAAGGAACAGAATCTGGAGAAGGACAAGAAGGTTTTTAATCACTGCTTCACAG GTAGCGAGGTCATTGACTGGCTAGTTTCCAACAAGCTGGTCAGGAATCGCCAGGAAGGCCTCATGATTTCCGCATCACTGCTCAGTGAAGGGTACCTGCAGCCTGCTGGGGATTTGTCTAAGGATGCAGCGGACGGAATAGCTGAGAACCCCTTCCTGGACAACCCGGATGCTTTCTACTACTTT CCGGACAGTGGCTTCTTCTGTGAAGAGAATTCCAGTGATGAGGATGTGATTCTGAGAGAAGAATTCAGAGGTGTTATCATCAAGCAGGGATGTTTACTGAAGCAG GGGCACAGGAGGAAAAACTGGAAAGTGAGAAAGTTCATCCTGAGAGAAGACCCGGCCTACCTGCATTACTACGACCCTGCTGGG GGTGAAGATCCCCTGGGAGCGATCCACTTGAGGGGCTGTGTGGTGACGTCAGTGGAGAGCAATCCCGATG GCAAGAAGAGTGACGACGAGAACCTTTTTGAGATCATCACAGCGGATGAAATTCATTATTACTTGCAGGCGGCCACTCCCAAGGAGCGTACTGAGTGGATCAAGGCTATCCAGGCGGTCTCACGGACTGGGAAGTAA
- the Plek gene encoding pleckstrin isoform X1 codes for MEPKRIREGYLVKKGSVFSSWKPMWVVLLEDGIEFYKKKSDNSPKGMIPLKGSTLTSPCQDFGKRMFVFKITTTKQQDHFFQAAYLEERDAWIRDIKKAIKCIEGGQKFARKSTRRSIRLPETIDLGALYLSMKDTDKGIKEQNLEKDKKVFNHCFTGSEVIDWLVSNKLVRNRQEGLMISASLLSEGYLQPAGDLSKDAADGIAENPFLDNPDAFYYFPDSGFFCEENSSDEDVILREEFRGVIIKQGCLLKQGHRRKNWKVRKFILREDPAYLHYYDPAGGEDPLGAIHLRGCVVTSVESNPDGKKSDDENLFEIITADEIHYYLQAATPKERTEWIKAIQAVSRTGK; via the exons GGAAGTGTCTTTAGCTCCTGGAAGCCCATGTGGGTTGTGCTCTTAGAAGATGGAATTGAGTTTTATAAGAAGAAAAGCGATAACAGCCCCAAGGGAATGATCCCTCTGAAAGGAAGCACTCTCACTAGCCCCTGTCAGGACTTCGGCAAAAGGATG tttgtGTTTAAGATCACAACAACCAAGCAGCAGGACCACTTCTTCCAGGCAGCCTACCTGGAGGAGAGAGATGCTTGGATTCGGGATATAAAGAAAGCCATCAAATGCATTGAAGGGGGCCAGAAGTTCGCGAGAAAATCCACAAGGAGGTCCATTCGTCTGCCAGAAACCATTGACTTGGG GGCTTTGTATCTGTCTATGAAAGACACAGACAAAGGAATAAAGGAACAGAATCTGGAGAAGGACAAGAAGGTTTTTAATCACTGCTTCACAG GTAGCGAGGTCATTGACTGGCTAGTTTCCAACAAGCTGGTCAGGAATCGCCAGGAAGGCCTCATGATTTCCGCATCACTGCTCAGTGAAGGGTACCTGCAGCCTGCTGGGGATTTGTCTAAGGATGCAGCGGACGGAATAGCTGAGAACCCCTTCCTGGACAACCCGGATGCTTTCTACTACTTT CCGGACAGTGGCTTCTTCTGTGAAGAGAATTCCAGTGATGAGGATGTGATTCTGAGAGAAGAATTCAGAGGTGTTATCATCAAGCAGGGATGTTTACTGAAGCAG GGGCACAGGAGGAAAAACTGGAAAGTGAGAAAGTTCATCCTGAGAGAAGACCCGGCCTACCTGCATTACTACGACCCTGCTGGG GGTGAAGATCCCCTGGGAGCGATCCACTTGAGGGGCTGTGTGGTGACGTCAGTGGAGAGCAATCCCGATG GCAAGAAGAGTGACGACGAGAACCTTTTTGAGATCATCACAGCGGATGAAATTCATTATTACTTGCAGGCGGCCACTCCCAAGGAGCGTACTGAGTGGATCAAGGCTATCCAGGCGGTCTCACGGACTGGGAA